A genomic region of Arachis hypogaea cultivar Tifrunner chromosome 5, arahy.Tifrunner.gnm2.J5K5, whole genome shotgun sequence contains the following coding sequences:
- the LOC112802033 gene encoding 1-aminocyclopropane-1-carboxylate synthase 7, translating into MGLKIEQQQHQQPCVELSKIAISNTHGEDSPYFAGWKVYDENPYDEFTNPSGVIQMGLAENQVSFDLLEKYIEEHKETKGALETNFKENALFQDYHGLKSFRSAMASFMGEIRGNRAKFDPDRIVLTAGATAANELLTFILANPGDALLVPTPYYPGFDRDLRWRTGVNIVPIHCDSSNNFQITEQALESAYKDAESMSYRVRGILITNPSNPLGITIQRSVLELLLNFVTKKNIHLVSDEIYSGSAFSSSEFVSVAEVLESRNYKNSAERVHIVYSLSKDLGLPGFRVGTIYSYNDRVVTTARRMSSFTLISSQTQNLLASMLSNKSFTKSYIKINRERLNKRYEMIIEGLKSAGIECLKGNAGLFCWMNLSPLLKDKTSRESELVLWNAILHEVKLNISPGSSCHCLEPGWFRVCFANMSENTLKIALERICKFMERIKSQQ; encoded by the exons ATGGGTCTTAAAATTGagcaacaacaacatcaacaacctTGTGTAGAGCTTTCAAAAATTGCTATCTCTAATACACATGGTGAAGATTCTCCTTACTTTGCTGGTTGGAAAGTCTACGATGAAAATCCATATGATGAATTCACCAATCCCTCAGGAGTTATTCAAATGGGCCTAGCAGAAAATCAA GTTTCATTTGATTTACTTGAGAAGTACATAGAAGAACATAAAGAGACAAAAGGAGCATTAGaaacaaattttaaagaaaatgcaTTGTTCCAAGACTACCACGGACTAAAATCATTCAGATCAGCAATGGCAAGCTTCATGGGAGAAATTAGAGGGAATAGAGCAAAGTTTGATCCTGATAGAATTGTCCTCACTGCTGGTGCAACTGCAGCCAATGAACTCTTAACCTTCATCCTCGCAAACCCGGGAgatgctcttcttgttcctaCCCCATACTACCCTGG ATTTGATAGAGATTTGAGATGGAGAACTGGTGTGAACATTGTTCCAATCCATTGTGATAGTTCAAACAACTTTCAAATAACAGAACAAGCATTGGAATCAGCATACAAAGATGCAGAATCAATGAGTTATAGAGTGAGGGGAATTCTGATAACAAATCCTTCAAATCCTTTGGGCATAACAATCCAACGTTCAGTTCTAGAGTTGCTTCTTAATTTTGTCACAAAGAAGAACATCCACCTAGTCTCTGACGAAATCTACTCCGGCTCGGCATTCTCCTCGTCCGAATTCGTCAGCGTGGCAGAAGTTCTTGAGTCGCGAAACTACAAGAACTCGGCTGAAAGGGTTCACATTGTTTATAGCCTCTCGAAAGATCTTGGCCTTCCAGGATTCCGTGTTGGAACAATATATTCTTACAACGACAGAGTCGTTACCACTGCTCGACGAATGTCGAGTTTTACACTCATATCATCACAAACACAGAATCTTTTAGCTTCAATGCTGTCAAACAAGAGCTTCACTAAGAGCTACATTAAGATCAATAGAGAGAGGTTGAATAAGAGGTACGAGATGATCATTGAAGGATTGAAGAGTGCAGGAATTGAATGCCTTAAAGGGAACGCAGGGCTGTTTTGTTGGATGAATTTGAGCCCATTGTTGAAAGATAAAACGTCAAGAGAATCCGAATTGGTGCTATGGAATGCAATTCTTCATGAGGTGAAGTTGAACATCTCACCTGGTTCTTCTTGCCATTGTTTAGAGCCTGGTTGGTTCAGGGTTTGCTTTGCAAACATGTCtgagaacactttgaagattgcaTTGGAAAGAATTTGCAAGTTTATGGAAAGAATAAAATCACAACAgtaa